One part of the Glycine max cultivar Williams 82 chromosome 14, Glycine_max_v4.0, whole genome shotgun sequence genome encodes these proteins:
- the LOC100809200 gene encoding uncharacterized protein, which yields MVSRVHKRTALYRSIQQLRSITNSHARRKTSVILDASKYIRGLKQKLQELNQLAVAAAQKDIEYGPVMPMLKVEPQEEGFMIKVLSQRSCQGLLAFILEAFERLGLEVLQARASCVESFSLEAFGIKEKNDDTHRVDAQVVEQVVSQAINDWRKVTKQC from the exons atggttTCCAGGGTTCACAAGAGAACAGCACTGTATAGGAGCATACAACAGCTTCGTTCAATCACTAACTCCCATGCG CGCCGTAAAACGTCTGTGATACTGGATGCATCGAAGTACATACGTGGTTTAAAGCAGAAGTTGCAAGAATTGAACCAATTAGCAGTTGCTGCAGCCCAAAAGGACATTGAGTATGGTCCAGTAATGCCCATG CTAAAAGTGGAACCACAAGAAGAGGGGTTTATGATCAAGGTGCTGAGTCAAAGGAGTTGTCAGGGGTTGTTGGCGTTTATATTGGAAGCCTTTGAAAGGCTTGGTCTTGAGGTGCTCCAGGCTAGGGCTTCTTGTGTGGAGAGCTTCTCTTTAGAAGCATTTGGAATCAAA GAGAAAAATGACGATACCCATCGAGTGGATGCACAAGTAGTTGAGCAAGTTGTGTCTCAAGCTATAAATGATTGGAGGAAAGTTACAAAGCAATGTTGA
- the LOC100810630 gene encoding protein TIC110, chloroplastic has protein sequence MNPSTLTPSHTHRPLLLPSPFYSRRHRFRVSLPRCSSDAAAPSPPPPTPPQRPPKDLKGIELLVDKLSPPARLATSAVIVAGAAAAGYGLGSRFGGSRYAALGGAVALGAAGGAAAYALNAAAPQVAAVNLHNYVAAFDDPSKLKKEEIEAIASKYGVSKQDEAFKAEICDIYSEFVSSVLPPGGEELKGDEVDRIVSFKNSLGIDDPDAASMHMEIGRKIFRQRLEVGDRDADVEQRRAFQKLIYVSNLVFGDASSFLLPWKRVFKVTDSQIEVAVRDNAQRLFASKLKSVGRDIDAEQLVALRKEQQLCRLSDELAENLFRTHTRKLVEENISVAIGILKSRTKAVPGVSQAIAELDRVLAFNNLLISFKTHPDVDRFARGVGPVSLVGGEYDGDRKIEDLKLLYRAYVSDALSGGRMEDDKLAALNQLRNIFGLGKREAEAISLDVTSKVYRKRLAQAVADGELEMADSKAAFLQNLCDELHFDPQKASELHEEIYRQKLQKCVADGELNEEDVAALLRLRVMLCIPQQIVETAHSDICGSLFEKVVKEAIASGVDGYDAEIQKSVRKAAHGLRLTREVAISIASKAVRKIFINYIKRARAAGNRTESAKELKKMIAFNTLVVTNLVEDIKGESADISTEEPVKEDITQTDDEEWESLQTLKKIRPNKELTEKLGKPGQTEITLKDDLPERDRTDLYKTYLLYCLTGEVTRVPFGAQITTKKDDSEYLLLNQLGGILGLSSQEIVEVHRGLAEQAFRQQAEVILADGQLTKARVEQLNNLQKQVGLPQEYAQKIIKSITTTKMAAAIETAVTQGRLNMKQIRELKEANVDLDSMVSENLRETLFKKTVDDIFSSGTGEFDNEEVYEKIPSDLNINKEKARGVVHELAKSRLSNSLVQAVSLLRQRNHKGVVSSLNDLLACDKAVPSQPVSWEVPEELADLYTIYLKSDPTPENLSRLQYLLGINDSTAAALREMGDRLLNTTAEEEKFVF, from the exons ATGAACCCTTCCACACTCACCCCTTCCCACACCCACCGTCCTCTCCTCCTACCCTCTCCCTTCTACAGCAGACGGCATCGTTTCAGAGTCTCCCTCCCTCGCTGTTCCTCCGACGCCGCCGCTCCCTCTCCTCCGCCACCGACGCCGCCGCAGCGACCGCCCAAGGACCTCAAGGGAATCGAGCTCCTCGTCGACAAGCTCTCTCCGCCGGCCAGGCTCGCCACCTCCGCCGTCATCGTCGCCGGCGCCGCGGCCGCAGGCTATGGCCTTGGCTCCCGCTTCGGAGGCAGCCGCTACGCCGCGCTCGGTGGAGCTGTTGCCCTCGGCGCTGCCGGCGGTGCTGCGGCGTACGCTTTGAACGCGGCTGCTCCGCAAGTCGCCGCTGTGAATTTGCACAACTACGTCGCGGCGTTCGACGACCCTTCGAAGCTGAAGAAGGAAGAGATTGAGGCCATTGCCTCCAA GTATGGTGTGAGCAAGCAAGATGAGGCATTCAAAGCTGAGATTTGTGATATATATTCCGA GTTTGTTTCTTCTGTGCTTCCTCCTGGTGGTGAGGAACTTAAAGGTGACGAGGTTGATAGGATTGTCAGCTTCAAAAATTCTTTGGGAATTGATGACCCGGATGCTGCCTCTATGCACATGGag ATTGGGAGGAAAATTTTCAGGCAAAGGCTGGAAGTTGGGGACCGTGATGCTGATGTTGAGCAACGTCGG GCGTTTCAAAAGTTGATATATGTGTCAAATCTTGTATTTGGAGATGCTTCATCTTTCCTTCTACCTTGGAAGCGTGTATTCAAGGTCACCGATTCCCAG ATTGAAGTAGCTGTACGTGACAATGCGCAGCGATTGTTTGCTTCCAAGCTGAAATCAGTTGGCAGAG ATATTGATGCAGAACAACTTGTTGCACTAAGAAAAGAACAACAATTATGTCGCCTTTCTGATGAG CTTGCCGAGAACTTGTTTAGAACGCACACAAGGAAATTGGTTGAGGAAAATATTTCAGTGGCAATTGGCATACTTAAATCTCGCACCAAAGCAGT TCCTGGAGTTAGCCAAGCAATTGCAGAGCTGGATAGGGTATTGGCATTTAATAATTTACTCATCTCATTTAAGACTCATCCAGATGTGGATCGCTTTGCCCGTGGTGTTGGTCCAGTTTCTTTAGTGG GTGGAGAGTACGATGGTGACAGGAAAATAGAGGACTTGAAACTCCTTTACAGGGCATATGTTTCAGATGCTTTGTCTGGTGGGCGCATGGAAGATGACAAG ctTGCTGCACTAAATCAGTTAAGAAATATATTTGGACTGGGTAAACGTGAAGCCGAGGCGATTTCACTTGATGTTACGTCGAAGGTATATCGCAAACGACTTGCACAGGCTGTTGCAGATGGTGAGTTAGAAATGGCAGATAGCAAAGCAGCCTTCCTTCAAAATCTATGTGATGAACTTCATTTTGATCCACAAAAGGCCAGTGAACTTCATGAAG aaatttatcgGCAAAAGCTTCAGAAATGTGTAGCTGATGGGGAGCTCAATGAGGAAGATGTTGCTGCTTTGTTGAGGTTGCGTGTAATGCTCTGCATACCGCAACAGATTGTTGAAACAGCTCATTCAGATATATGTGGCAGTTTGTTTGAAAAG GTTGTGAAGGAGGCAATCGCATCAGGGGTTGATGGATATGATGCTGAAATCCAGAAATCAGTAAGAAAAGCAGCACATGGCCTGCGACTTACTAGGGAGGTTGCTATTTCTATTGCGAGCAAGGCG GTAAGgaagatttttattaattacataaaacGTGCACGGGCAGCTGGAAATCGTACAGAGTCTGCGAAAGAACTGAAGAAGATGATAGCCTTCAACACCTTAGTTGTAACTAATTTGGTGGAGGACATTAAAGGGGAGTCAGCTGATATTTCAACTGAAGAACCTGTGAAAGAGGACATTACACAAACTGACGACGAAGAATGGGAATCACTTCAGACACTCAAGAAAATAAGACCGAACAAAGAACTTACGGAAAAGTTGGGAAAACCTGGTCAGACAGAAATTACTCTGAAAGATGATCTTCCTGAAAGGGATAGGACTGATCTTTACAAGACATACTTGCTTTATTGTCTAACTGGTGAAGTGACAAGGGTTCCGTTCGGTGCTCAGATCACTACTAAGAAGGATGATTCTGAGTATCTTCTTCTAAATCAGCTTGGTGGGATCCTGGGATTGAGTAGTCAAGAAATAGTGGAAGTGCACAGGGGTCTAGCTGAGCAAGCTTTTAGGCAACAGGCTGAGGTAATTTTAGCTGATGGACAGTTGACAAAGGCCAGGGTGGAGCAGCTTAATAACCTCCAGAAGCAAGTAGGCTTACCTCAAGAATATGCTCAGAAAATAATCAAGAGTATAACCACTACAAAAATGGCAGCTGCCATTGAAACTGCTGTAACTCAAGGGAGGCTCAATATGAAGCAGATTAGGGAACTCAAGGAAGCTAATGTTGATTTAGACAGTATGGTATCCGAGAACTTGAGAGAAACCCTCTTCAAAAAAACTGTTGATGACATTTTCTCATCCGGTACAGGAGAGTTTGACAATGAGGAAGTATATGAAAAAATCCCATCAGATCTCAACATTAACAAAGAGAAGGCAAGAGGTGTTGTTCATGAGCTTGCAAAAAGTAGACTATCTAACTCATTGGTTCAGGCCGTGTCTCTACTAAGACAGAGAAATCACAAGGGAGTG GTTTCTTCACTCAATGACTTGCTGGCATGTGACAAAGCAGTACCCTCACAGCCAGTTTCATGGGAAGTGCCAGAGGAGCTTGCTGATCTATACACCATATACTTGAAGAGTGATCCAACTCCTGAGAATTTGTCTCGTTTGCAGTATCTGTTGGGTATAAATGATTCAACAGCTGCTGCTCTTAGGGAGATGGGAGATAGATTACTCAATACCACTGCTGAGGAAGAGAAGTTTGTATTCTAG
- the LOC100794128 gene encoding cationic peroxidase 1, translating to MAFHSRGHMFSFSTIFLCMFSMASSQLTSNCYESTCPQALSIIRTVVIGAVAKDHRMGASLLRLHFHDCFVNGCDASVLLDNTSTFTGEKSAGANVNSLRGFEVIDDIKTKVEAACPGVVSCADILAIAARDSVVALGGPSWNVGLGRRDSTTASKDSATTDIPSPLMDLSALISSFSKKGFNTKEMVALSGAHTTGQARCQLFRGRVYNESSIESNFAASLKSNCPSTGGDSNLSPLDVTTSVLFDTAYFKNLINKKGLLHSDQQLFSGGSTDSQVTAYSNDPSAFYADFASAMVKMGNLSPLTGKSGQIRTNCRKVN from the exons ATGGCCTTTCACTCCCGTGGTCACATGTTTTCTTTCTCCACCATTTTTCTTTGCATGTTTTCCATGGCCTCTTCTCAGTTAACTTCAAATTGCTATGAATCAACATGCCCTCAAGCCCTCTCTATCATCAGAACCGTGGTGATCGGAGCAGTTGCCAAAGACCACCGTATGGGAGCTTCCTTGCTCCGTCTTCATTTTCATGACTGCTTTGTCAAT GGATGTGATGCATCTGTTCTGTTAGATAACACTTCGACCTTTACTGGAGAGAAGTCAGCTGGTGCAAATGTGAATTCTCTGAGAGGTTTTGAAGTAATTGATGACATCAAAACTAAAGTGGAGGCTGCTTGTCCCGGAGTTGTTTCTTGTGCAGATATTCTAGCTATTGCAGCCCGTGATTCCGTTGTTGCA TTGGGAGGACCATCATGGAATGTTGGGTTAGGCAGAAGAGATTCAACCACGGCAAGTAAGGATTCTGCCACTACGGATATCCCATCCCCACTAATGGATCTTAGTGCCCTTATatcttctttttcaaaaaagGGGTTTAACACCAAGGAAATGGTAGCCCTCTCAG GAGCACATACAACGGGGCAAGCCAGGTGTCAGCTATTCAGAGGCAGGGTTTACAATGAAAGCAGCATTGAGTCAAACTTTGCAGCATCACTCAAGTCAAACTGTCCAAGCACTGGTGGAGACAGCAACCTTTCCCCGCTTGATGTCACCACAAGTGTTCTATTTGACACTGCTTATTTCAAGAACCTCATCAACAAAAAGGGACTTCTACATTCTGATCAGCAATTATTTAGTGGTGGTTCAACAGATTCTCAGGTCACTGCCTATAGCAACGACCCTTCAGCTTTCTATGCAGACTTTGCTAGTGCCATGGTCAAAATGGGAAACCTTAGCCCCTTAACAGGGAAAAGTGGCCAAATTCGTACTAATTGCCGcaaggttaattaa